A portion of the Parasteatoda tepidariorum isolate YZ-2023 chromosome 5, CAS_Ptep_4.0, whole genome shotgun sequence genome contains these proteins:
- the LOC107450415 gene encoding LOW QUALITY PROTEIN: rhomboid-related protein 4-like (The sequence of the model RefSeq protein was modified relative to this genomic sequence to represent the inferred CDS: substituted 1 base at 1 genomic stop codon) yields MFQNRRRQPGMGVMLLMYQLFAVIGIDRIPPVTLSAIGLQVAIFLRLFKLPXLFKLPWYKPTDICVSAYRVWTKKEYSRLVFAALEHGDDWHLYYNMVSFALKGQSLERRFGSVKFLYILSVFTVLTNSVLVALNIFSNKYLDYEERCAVGFSGVIFALKVLTTYYDRGFTQIMGIPITVPTRYAVWFELVLIQLLVPNVSFYGHLAGILVGTAYVMGPLRLVMDLIYSIAKGILFPSGPRFTPRAEPSGYSSGGYNQYAESSGYSGGRYNQYAASSDSTSERYNQYIPPGMSEEEQIRRAMEESMHGSPRSSSRGSSSATSPPNSSSPPPPPGFIFGDNINTSPPPPPGFYPDIDELRSKREARFKH; encoded by the exons atgtttcaaaacaggAGAAGACAACCTGGTATGGGAGTTATGCTCTTAATGTATCAGCTTTTCGCTGTCATTGGCATAGATCGGATACCTCCTGTCACTCTAAGTGCTATTGGACTCCAAGttgctatatttttaagacTCTTCAAATTACCATG ACTCTTCAAATTACCATGGTACAAACCAACAGATATTTGCGTTAGTGCCTATCGAGTTTGGACAAAGAAAGAATATTCTCGTCTTGTTTTTGCTGCCTTAGAACATGGAGATGACTGGCATCTTTATTACAACATGGTATCCTTCGCCTTAAAGGGACAATCGTTAGAAAGAAGATTTGGGAGTGtaaaattcctttatattttatcagTATTTACTGTGCTTACAAACTCAGTATTAGTggcattaaacatattttcaaacaaatatctAGATTATGAAGAGCGGTGTGCCGTTGGATTTTCTGGTgttatatttgcattaaaagtaTTGACTACTTATTATGATCGAGGTTTTACTCAAATAATGGGCATACCCATAACTGTGCCTACCAGGTATGCCGTATGGTTTGAGCTGGTACTGATACAGTTACTTGTACCAAATGTGTCCTTTTATGGACACTTAGCTGGAATTCTTGTTGGAACAGCTTATGTGATGGGACCATTAAGATTAGTGAtggatttaatttattcaattgcgAAAGGTATACTGTTTCCATCTGGTCCACGTTTTACACCTCGTGCTGAACCATCTGGATATTCCAGTGGAGGCTATAACCAGTATGCGGAATCATCGGGATATTCTGGTGGAAGATATAATCAATATGCTGCATCATCTGACTCTACCAGTGAAAGATATAACCAATATATACCACCTGGTATGAGTGAGGAAGAGCAAATTCGGCGAGCTATGGAAGAAAGCATGCATGGTAGTCCTAGATCTAGCAGTCGGGGTTCGTCTTCTGCTACCTCACCTCCTAACAGTTCTTCTCCTCCTCCCCCTCCAGGATTTATATTTGGTGATAATATTAATACTTCGCCTCCTCCACCTCCAGGATTTTATCCTGATATTGATGAATTACGTTCGAAAAGAGAAGCtcgttttaaacattaa